The following coding sequences are from one Paenarthrobacter ureafaciens window:
- a CDS encoding M24 family metallopeptidase yields the protein MTAQTQTTRTITASRTAPGNAADRAIKRRRVLDILDASGRDALLLTSNTALTWYLDGSRVHISLAGDPIAALLVDRTGDHLVTFNNEAGRIAAEELPADVSLHTVPWHGPLHATAAGLAPDGNPLLEGDVTAELRAARQQLLPAEAARYAALSADAAAAMTDVLGEATPDTTEFELVSRLAARVVAAGAEPLVLLCNGAGRSDFRHPLATHSPIGRRAMAVVCARRDGLVANVTRWVAFDAGSPAELDAEARIAAVEADIFRATVPGVRLNEVFTEIQQAYERHGFGPEQWTLHHQGGPAGYAGRDPRVTSAVTDTIVLNQPFTWNPSGPGVKIEDTVLLTDSGLNILTMDERWPTTEVDGRRRPLTLRP from the coding sequence ATGACCGCTCAAACGCAGACCACCCGCACCATTACCGCGTCCCGCACGGCACCCGGCAACGCCGCCGACCGTGCCATCAAACGCCGCCGCGTCCTGGACATCCTCGACGCCTCCGGCCGGGACGCCCTGCTGCTGACAAGCAACACCGCCCTGACCTGGTACCTGGATGGCAGCCGGGTGCACATCAGCCTGGCCGGTGACCCCATCGCCGCCCTGCTGGTTGACCGGACGGGCGACCACTTGGTCACGTTCAATAATGAAGCAGGACGGATCGCTGCCGAGGAACTGCCCGCGGACGTGAGCCTGCATACCGTTCCTTGGCACGGACCGCTGCACGCCACAGCCGCCGGCCTGGCCCCGGACGGGAACCCGCTGCTGGAAGGGGACGTCACCGCGGAATTGCGGGCTGCCCGGCAGCAACTCCTCCCTGCGGAGGCAGCCCGCTACGCTGCCTTGTCTGCCGATGCCGCCGCAGCGATGACTGATGTCCTGGGCGAAGCGACCCCTGACACCACGGAGTTTGAACTCGTTTCCCGCCTCGCTGCCCGCGTGGTGGCCGCGGGGGCCGAGCCGTTGGTCCTGCTCTGCAACGGTGCCGGGCGAAGCGATTTCCGGCACCCCCTGGCCACCCATTCCCCCATCGGGCGGCGGGCGATGGCCGTGGTCTGCGCTCGACGTGATGGCCTGGTGGCCAATGTGACCCGGTGGGTGGCCTTCGACGCCGGCAGCCCTGCGGAGTTGGACGCAGAGGCCCGAATCGCCGCAGTTGAGGCAGATATCTTCCGCGCGACCGTCCCCGGGGTACGGCTGAATGAGGTTTTCACGGAGATCCAGCAGGCCTACGAACGTCACGGCTTCGGACCCGAGCAGTGGACGCTGCACCACCAGGGCGGCCCCGCGGGCTACGCCGGCCGGGATCCACGGGTCACCTCCGCGGTGACGGACACCATCGTGCTGAACCAGCCCTTCACGTGGAACCCCTCGGGCCCCGGGGTGAAGATCGAGGATACGGTGCTGCTCACTGACAGCGGACTCAATATCCTCACCATGGACGAGCGGTGGCCCACAACGGAAGTGGACGGCCGCCGTCGTCCGTTGACGCTGCGTCCGTAG
- a CDS encoding aldehyde dehydrogenase (NADP(+)), whose amino-acid sequence MSTATLDLTAVTQAAAAAAKVTAAASDAERATWLTAVADALDANVNELVAIADSETSLGTVRLAGEVARTSGQLRLFAKVITEGSYLEAVIDHADPGATPPKPDLRRILRPVGPVAVFSASNFPFAFSVAGGDTASALAVGCPVIVKAHSGHLRLSERTAEIVSEALVGAGAPEGIFALVSGREAGTALVQDPAIKAVGFTGSIPGGRALFDLAVSRPDPIPFYGELGSLNPVVITEAAVAERGEELAAGLGSSFTMGAGQFCTKPGLVFIPAGTVFAAHLAEASKDKPAAAMLTERIAEAFPHGLRGVAELPGVTLVSGTAEQDALADGAAPVVFATTAANVVERPEELLEECFGPTTLLIEYANQDELSQALAKVPGSLTATVHSQPGEDISALVEQLSELAGRVLFAGWPTGVAVNWAQQHGGPYPATTSLFTSVGATAVRRFQRPVAYQDAPESILHPALHESNPLGVPRRVDGVLQLG is encoded by the coding sequence TTGAGTACAGCAACTCTTGACCTGACGGCGGTCACGCAAGCAGCGGCAGCCGCCGCCAAAGTGACCGCAGCAGCTTCCGACGCCGAACGCGCCACCTGGTTGACCGCCGTCGCCGACGCGCTGGACGCGAACGTGAACGAACTCGTGGCCATTGCCGATTCCGAAACCAGTCTCGGCACAGTCCGCCTGGCGGGGGAAGTGGCGCGGACCAGCGGGCAGCTGCGGTTGTTCGCCAAGGTGATCACCGAGGGCTCGTACCTCGAAGCGGTCATTGACCATGCCGATCCGGGCGCCACCCCGCCCAAGCCAGACCTGCGCCGCATCCTCAGGCCGGTTGGCCCCGTAGCCGTGTTCTCGGCGTCGAACTTTCCGTTCGCGTTCTCCGTGGCAGGCGGAGACACCGCCTCAGCGCTCGCCGTCGGCTGCCCCGTGATCGTGAAGGCCCACTCCGGGCACCTTCGCCTCTCCGAGCGGACCGCGGAAATCGTCAGCGAGGCGCTCGTGGGAGCAGGCGCGCCGGAGGGTATCTTCGCGCTGGTCAGCGGACGGGAAGCCGGCACTGCCCTGGTCCAGGATCCCGCCATCAAGGCCGTCGGCTTCACGGGTTCCATTCCCGGCGGGCGCGCACTGTTCGACCTCGCTGTTTCGCGCCCGGACCCCATTCCGTTCTACGGGGAACTGGGCAGCCTGAACCCCGTGGTTATCACGGAAGCGGCAGTGGCCGAACGGGGCGAGGAACTCGCCGCGGGCCTTGGAAGTTCCTTCACCATGGGTGCCGGCCAGTTCTGCACCAAACCGGGACTCGTCTTCATCCCAGCCGGCACCGTCTTCGCCGCGCACCTGGCCGAAGCCAGCAAGGACAAGCCCGCAGCAGCGATGCTGACCGAACGCATCGCGGAAGCGTTCCCGCACGGGCTGCGGGGCGTCGCCGAGTTGCCCGGCGTCACGCTGGTCAGCGGAACCGCTGAGCAGGATGCGCTTGCCGACGGCGCCGCCCCCGTGGTTTTCGCGACCACCGCGGCGAACGTGGTGGAGCGGCCGGAGGAGCTGCTGGAGGAGTGCTTCGGCCCCACCACGCTGCTCATCGAGTACGCCAACCAGGATGAGTTGTCGCAGGCCCTCGCCAAGGTACCCGGCAGCCTGACCGCCACTGTCCACTCCCAGCCGGGCGAGGACATCTCCGCTTTGGTGGAGCAACTGAGTGAACTCGCCGGGCGTGTGCTGTTCGCGGGGTGGCCTACCGGCGTCGCGGTGAACTGGGCCCAGCAGCACGGGGGCCCCTACCCGGCCACCACCTCCCTCTTCACCTCGGTGGGAGCCACGGCTGTGCGCCGGTTCCAGCGGCCTGTTGCCTACCAGGACGCTCCCGAAAGCATCCTGCACCCCGCCCTGCACGAGTCCAACCCGCTCGGCGTCCCGCGCCGGGTGGACGGCGTGCTCCAGCTTGGCTAA